A genomic region of Micropterus dolomieu isolate WLL.071019.BEF.003 ecotype Adirondacks linkage group LG11, ASM2129224v1, whole genome shotgun sequence contains the following coding sequences:
- the LOC123978964 gene encoding obg-like ATPase 1, whose protein sequence is MPPKKGEAPKQPPLIGRFGTSLKIGIVGLPNVGKSTFFNVLTKSQAAAENFPFCTIDPNESRVPVPDERFDFLCQYHKPASKVPAFLNVVDIAGLVKGAHAGQGLGNAFLSNISACDGIFHMTRAFDDEDIIHVEGNVDPVRDIEIIHEELRLKDEEMISPIIDKLEKTAVRGSDKKLKPEYDIMLKIKNWIVEEKKHIRFYHDWNDKEIEVLNKYLFLTSKPMIYLVNLSEKDYIRKKNKWLAKIKEWVDAHDPGSLVIPVSGALEAKLQDMEEEERNKYCEVQKTQSVLTKIIKAGYAALQLEYFFTAGPDEVRAWTVRKGSKAPQAAGKIHTDFEKGFIMAEVMKYNDFKEEGSENAVKAAGKYRQQGRNYIVEDGDIIFFKFNTPNAPKKKP, encoded by the exons ATGCCCCCAAAAAAGGGAGAAGCCCCGAAACAGCCTCCATTGATCGGACGATTTGGAACCTCTCTGAAAATTGGAATTGTGGGATTGCCTAATGTCGG GAAATCCACCTTTTTCAATGTGCTGACCAAGAGCCAAGCGGCTGCAGAGAACTTTCCCTTCTGCACAATCGACCCAAATGAGAGCAGGGTACCTGTTCCCGATGAGCGATTTGATTTCCTCTGCCAATACCACAAACcagccag tAAGGTTCCAGCTTTTCTGAATGTTGTGGACATTGCTGGTCTGGTGAAGGGAGCTCATGCAGGACAGGGACTTGGAAACGCCTTTCTCTCCAATATCAGTGCCTGTGACGGCATCTTCCACATGACCC GCGCGTTTGACGATGAGGATATCATCCACGTGGAGGGTAACGTTGATCCAGTGAGGGACATTGAGATCATCCACGAGGAGCTGCGACTGAAGGACGAGGAAATGATCTCTCCAATCATAGACAAGCTGGAGAAAACTGCTGTGAGAGGAAGTGACAAAAAGCTCAAACCTGAATAT GATATCATGTTGAAGATAAAGAACTGGATAGTGGAAGAGAAGAAACACATCAGATTTTACCATGACTGGAACGACAAAGAG ATTGAGGTGTTGAACAAATACCTGTTTCTGACATCCAAGCCCATGATTTACCTGGTTAACCTCTCAGAGAAGGATTACATCAGAAAAAAGAACAAGTG GTTGGCGAAAATCAAAGAGTGGGTAGATGCTCATGACCCTGGTTCTCTGGTCATCCCTGTGAGTGGAGCTCTCGAGGCAAAACTGCAGgacatggaggaggaggagaggaataAGTACTGTGAGGTACAGAAGACGCAGAG tgtTCTGACCAAAATAATAAAGGCCGGCTATGCAGCACTACAGCTGGAATACTTCTTCACAGCGGGACCAGATGAGGTGCGAGCATGGACCGTCAGG AAAGGTTCCAAGGCTCCTCAAGCTGCAGGAAAGATCCACACTGACTTTGAGAAAGGCTTTATCATGGCCGAGGTGATGAAGTACAATGACTTCAAAGAGGAGGGTAGTGAAAATGCAGTCaag GCTGCCGGGAAATACAGACAACAGGGCAGGAACTACATCGTGGAAGACGGGGACATTATCTTTTTCAAATTCAACACACCCAATGCTCCTAAAAAGAAACCATAA